One Actinoplanes missouriensis 431 DNA segment encodes these proteins:
- a CDS encoding DUF6596 domain-containing protein: protein MIDAAATAGAVWKQESARIVGGLLRMVHDVGLAEEFAQDALVAALEQWPAGGVPDNPGAWLLTIAKRRAVDHLRRAGRQEALSDQAEQAAEPAGDDVLRLMFTACHPVLPAEARVALTLRVVAGLSPAEIARAFLVAEPVIVRRIAGAKRTLAEAGVAYEPSAALTSVLEVVYLIFNEGYAATSGGDLIRADLCLEALRLGRLLAGLAPDHAEAHGLVALMEIQQSRSAARIGPSGEPVRLHEQNRGRWDQLLIRRGFAAMLRAREAGGPPGPYVLQAAIAVCHAQARTSEETDWARIAALYDALVTLLPTPVARLNRAVAVGFARGPRAGLTLIDELRADRRLAGYHLLPSVRGDLLERLGRTAEARHELEQAAALAANTAERDFLLRRAAALGEPPASGPLLGEAITAFLASGLAPATARAYGQTLRRLGDRTPLGGLTAARVSEMVALHWADVMPRSWNRHVAAVRSFVTWAGVPELATGLETRHVPKSQRPAAVDLAIAAPLRELTLWTLLRESRAPIGTVLALDIEDLDLDGRRTHSGDVTWRSASARLLTELISGRTRGPVFLSERRPGPGRPPAAHDVCPVTGRRRLSYERAEHLCKRATGHTLGRLRHA from the coding sequence ATGATCGACGCCGCGGCGACGGCCGGCGCTGTCTGGAAGCAGGAGTCCGCCCGGATCGTCGGCGGGCTCCTGCGGATGGTCCACGACGTCGGTCTCGCCGAGGAGTTCGCCCAGGACGCCCTGGTCGCGGCGCTCGAGCAGTGGCCGGCCGGTGGTGTGCCGGATAACCCGGGCGCGTGGCTGCTCACCATCGCGAAGCGCCGGGCCGTCGACCACCTGAGGCGCGCGGGCCGGCAGGAGGCGCTCTCCGATCAGGCGGAGCAGGCTGCCGAACCCGCCGGCGACGACGTGCTCCGGCTGATGTTCACCGCCTGTCACCCCGTACTCCCGGCGGAAGCCCGGGTGGCACTCACCTTGCGCGTGGTCGCCGGATTGAGCCCCGCCGAGATCGCCCGGGCCTTTCTCGTCGCCGAACCGGTGATCGTACGGCGGATCGCCGGCGCGAAACGCACCCTGGCCGAGGCGGGGGTGGCCTACGAACCGTCCGCGGCGCTCACGTCGGTCCTCGAAGTGGTCTACCTGATCTTCAACGAGGGCTACGCGGCGACATCCGGCGGCGACCTGATCCGCGCCGACCTCTGCCTGGAGGCGCTGCGGCTCGGGCGGCTGCTCGCCGGGCTGGCGCCGGACCATGCGGAGGCGCACGGCCTGGTCGCGCTCATGGAGATCCAGCAGTCCCGGTCAGCGGCGCGCATCGGACCGTCCGGCGAGCCGGTCCGGCTGCACGAGCAGAACCGCGGCCGCTGGGATCAACTGTTGATCCGGCGCGGCTTCGCGGCGATGCTGCGGGCCCGGGAGGCGGGCGGGCCGCCGGGGCCGTACGTGCTGCAGGCGGCGATCGCGGTGTGCCATGCGCAGGCGCGCACCTCGGAGGAGACCGACTGGGCGCGGATCGCCGCCCTGTACGACGCGCTCGTCACGCTGCTGCCCACACCGGTGGCCCGGCTGAACCGGGCGGTCGCGGTCGGCTTCGCGCGTGGACCGCGGGCCGGGCTGACCCTGATCGACGAGTTACGGGCCGACCGCCGGCTGGCCGGCTATCACCTGCTGCCCAGTGTCCGCGGTGACCTGCTGGAACGGCTGGGCCGCACCGCCGAGGCGCGGCACGAGCTGGAGCAGGCCGCGGCGCTGGCCGCGAACACCGCCGAACGGGACTTCCTGCTGCGTCGCGCGGCCGCCCTCGGTGAGCCGCCGGCGTCCGGGCCGCTGCTCGGCGAGGCGATCACCGCGTTCCTGGCGTCGGGGCTCGCTCCGGCGACCGCCCGAGCGTACGGTCAGACGCTGCGGCGGCTCGGTGATCGCACCCCGCTGGGCGGGCTGACCGCGGCCCGGGTGAGTGAGATGGTCGCGCTGCACTGGGCGGACGTGATGCCGCGGAGCTGGAACCGGCATGTGGCCGCGGTGCGGTCGTTCGTCACGTGGGCGGGGGTTCCGGAACTGGCCACCGGGCTCGAGACCCGACATGTCCCGAAGAGTCAGCGCCCGGCCGCGGTTGATCTCGCGATCGCCGCCCCGCTCCGGGAGCTGACACTGTGGACTCTACTGAGGGAGTCACGCGCCCCGATCGGCACGGTTCTCGCCCTCGACATCGAGGATCTGGACCTGGACGGCCGGCGGACGCACAGCGGTGACGTCACGTGGCGATCCGCCTCGGCCCGGCTGCTGACGGAACTGATCTCCGGCCGTACCCGGGGGCCGGTGTTTCTTTCCGAACGACGGCCCGGACCTGGCCGCCCACCCGCGGCGCACGACGTCTGCCCGGTCACCGGGCGCCGCCGTCTCTCCTACGAACGCGCCGAACACCTCTGCAAACGGGCCACCGGACACACGCTGGGCCGCCTCCGCCACGCTTGA
- a CDS encoding VWA domain-containing protein — protein MSFLYPLLLVVAVVVTGAAIYAYLMVQRRRAAALAAAGFGTMVGGGVRRHLPYALLLAALPIMLVGLARPQAEVSVPRVSGTVLLAFDISNSMSATDVAPSRLGAAQAAAAGFVEGQPDTVDVGVLVFGDQALLTQEPTDDHAAAVAAIQRVKASGGTSLGQAILVGLSTITGKPVSVDAPAATDLGYWPSATIVVFSDGEETGGPDVQAAAELAAAAGVHIQTVGVGTAQGGTVEVDGFQLGTALDESLLTSIAQVTGGTYHAAGDAAALADTTRSIDLRLTTQKEPLELTAPFAAAALLLLTLGGLLSTRWHGRIV, from the coding sequence ATGAGCTTCCTCTACCCGCTGCTGCTGGTGGTCGCCGTGGTGGTGACCGGGGCGGCGATCTACGCGTACCTGATGGTGCAGCGCCGCCGCGCCGCCGCCCTCGCCGCGGCAGGCTTCGGCACGATGGTCGGCGGCGGTGTGCGGCGGCACCTGCCCTACGCGCTGCTGCTCGCCGCGCTGCCGATCATGCTGGTCGGGCTGGCCCGCCCGCAGGCCGAGGTGTCGGTGCCGAGGGTCTCCGGGACCGTGCTGCTCGCCTTCGACATCTCCAACAGCATGTCCGCCACCGACGTCGCGCCGAGCCGGCTCGGCGCCGCGCAGGCCGCTGCCGCCGGATTCGTCGAGGGGCAGCCGGACACGGTGGACGTCGGCGTGCTGGTCTTCGGCGACCAGGCGCTGCTCACCCAGGAGCCGACGGACGACCACGCGGCCGCGGTCGCCGCCATCCAGCGGGTCAAGGCGAGCGGCGGCACGTCGCTGGGCCAGGCCATCCTGGTCGGCCTCAGCACGATCACCGGCAAGCCGGTGTCGGTGGACGCGCCGGCCGCAACGGATCTCGGATACTGGCCGTCGGCGACGATCGTGGTCTTCTCCGACGGCGAGGAGACCGGCGGGCCGGACGTGCAGGCCGCCGCCGAGCTCGCGGCCGCCGCCGGGGTGCACATCCAGACCGTGGGTGTCGGCACCGCGCAGGGCGGCACCGTCGAGGTGGACGGCTTTCAGCTCGGCACCGCGCTCGACGAGTCGCTGCTCACCTCGATCGCCCAGGTCACCGGCGGCACGTACCACGCGGCAGGTGACGCCGCCGCGCTCGCCGACACCACCAGGTCGATCGACCTGCGGCTGACCACGCAGAAGGAGCCGCTCGAGCTGACCGCGCCGTTCGCCGCGGCGGCCCTGCTCCTGCTGACCCTCGGCGGCCTGCTGAGCACCCGCTGGCACGGAAGGATCGTCTGA
- a CDS encoding VWA domain-containing protein — MIHRKLSFVAAIGLIAANVALGASPARADEVPETRVEPPRVELVLDVSGSMRAADIDGATRISVAKQAFNDVVDALPETTQLGIRVLGATYGGENKKVGCKDTQQIVEVGPVNRVAAKNAIATLKPTGFTPIGLALRKAAEDLGDTGSVRRIVLITDGEDTCTPPDPCTVARELAAQGTSLVVDTLGLTPDEKTRKQLVCISTATGGTYAAAQSEEELTDRIQQLVDRAAQPPPVQPATVAGAEDCTKAPMLAAGVYTDRELIGEHRYYRVAVQPGQELRASVSIALDRELNRDYGVLLKAATENGRELVRGVDAGSGRADVLSTGLRWSGSTQESEISEKPEGVCLVVSNSFASRTAAGAPGMPLELSIDLVDASQTPDAPGLGRGLLLLFVLAVAGLIAGVLAGWLTRWWVATWREN, encoded by the coding sequence GTGATCCACAGGAAACTGTCCTTTGTGGCAGCAATAGGATTGATCGCCGCGAATGTGGCGCTGGGGGCCTCGCCCGCCCGAGCTGACGAAGTGCCGGAGACCCGGGTCGAGCCTCCCCGGGTCGAGCTGGTGCTCGACGTCAGTGGGTCGATGCGGGCCGCGGACATCGACGGGGCGACCCGGATCTCGGTGGCGAAGCAGGCCTTCAATGACGTGGTCGACGCGCTGCCGGAAACCACGCAGCTCGGCATCCGGGTGCTCGGCGCGACCTACGGCGGCGAGAACAAGAAGGTGGGTTGCAAGGACACCCAGCAGATCGTCGAGGTCGGGCCGGTCAACCGGGTCGCCGCCAAGAATGCCATCGCCACGCTGAAGCCGACCGGGTTCACGCCGATCGGGCTCGCGCTGCGGAAGGCGGCCGAGGATCTGGGTGACACCGGCTCGGTGCGGCGGATCGTGCTGATCACCGACGGCGAGGACACGTGCACGCCGCCGGACCCGTGCACCGTCGCGCGTGAGCTGGCCGCGCAGGGGACCAGCCTGGTCGTCGACACGCTCGGCCTGACCCCGGACGAGAAGACCCGCAAGCAGCTGGTCTGCATCTCGACCGCGACCGGCGGAACCTACGCCGCCGCGCAGAGCGAGGAGGAGCTGACCGACCGGATCCAGCAGCTCGTGGACCGCGCCGCGCAGCCGCCGCCGGTGCAGCCGGCGACCGTGGCCGGCGCCGAGGACTGCACGAAGGCCCCGATGCTGGCCGCCGGCGTCTACACCGACCGCGAGCTGATCGGGGAGCACCGGTACTACCGGGTCGCCGTCCAGCCGGGTCAGGAGCTGCGCGCCTCGGTGAGCATCGCCCTGGACCGTGAGCTGAACCGTGACTACGGGGTGCTGCTCAAGGCTGCCACCGAGAACGGCCGGGAGCTGGTGCGCGGGGTGGATGCGGGCAGTGGCCGGGCTGACGTCCTGTCCACAGGTCTGCGCTGGTCGGGAAGCACACAGGAATCCGAAATCTCGGAAAAGCCGGAGGGCGTCTGCCTCGTCGTGAGCAACTCCTTCGCCTCCCGTACCGCCGCCGGCGCCCCCGGCATGCCGCTGGAACTCAGCATCGACCTGGTCGACGCCTCCCAGACGCCGGACGCGCCCGGACTGGGCCGTGGCTTGCTGCTGCTCTTCGTGCTCGCCGTCGCGGGCCTCATCGCCGGTGTGCTCGCCGGCTGGCTGACCCGCTGGTGGGTCGCCACCTGGAGGGAGAACTGA
- a CDS encoding DUF998 domain-containing protein, translating to MTTVVAPDSTLVASRVTVASLIVAGPLWAAVSIAQVVTRDGFDLMRHPLSLLSTGALGWIQIANFVLAGALLIVGAAALPGRWSPRLIRAAGAGMIAAGALVMDPGSGFPAGTPDTVPSTMSWHAIGHMAAGTVTFTTLIAACYVLARHYSRDGSQGMALGAALAGTALLAGDGWAMSGGSAGTLTLAVGAITAMCFLSVAALNPRP from the coding sequence ATGACCACCGTCGTCGCACCCGACAGCACCCTTGTCGCGTCCCGTGTCACCGTTGCGTCACTGATCGTCGCCGGGCCGCTCTGGGCCGCCGTCTCGATAGCTCAGGTGGTAACGCGGGACGGGTTCGACCTGATGCGGCACCCGCTCAGCCTGCTCAGCACCGGTGCGCTCGGCTGGATCCAGATCGCCAACTTCGTGCTGGCCGGAGCGCTGCTGATCGTCGGCGCCGCCGCCCTGCCAGGACGGTGGTCACCCCGGCTGATCCGGGCCGCCGGCGCCGGCATGATCGCGGCCGGGGCGCTGGTGATGGATCCGGGCAGCGGTTTCCCGGCCGGCACTCCCGACACCGTGCCGTCCACAATGAGCTGGCACGCCATCGGGCACATGGCAGCCGGCACGGTCACCTTCACCACCCTGATCGCGGCCTGCTACGTGCTGGCGCGGCACTACTCGCGTGACGGATCACAGGGCATGGCGCTCGGCGCGGCGCTTGCCGGGACGGCGTTGCTGGCGGGAGACGGCTGGGCGATGTCCGGCGGCTCGGCGGGAACACTCACGCTCGCGGTCGGCGCGATCACCGCGATGTGCTTCCTGTCCGTCGCCGCCCTCAACCCCCGCCCGTGA
- a CDS encoding Nramp family divalent metal transporter — protein sequence MLTESTTRELPEPLSLRRMVGPGIVAVGIGMAAGEIILWPYLTAIGGLGLLWLAFTTLAVQFVINMEIERYTLATGQTALAGFSRWWKGWGIIICLSGAFQYVWPGWATSGSTVFTYLFGGGDPVWITVTGLVLVGALLTVSKVIYKTVERVETVKVALTLFFLAVVVVFVISLTTWGDGAKATVTEFGQIPDGITFTLILSAIGAAGAGGVHNLVLSNWIRDKRYGMGAHVPRLISPITGQEEAAGADRYQFPINDTSLSRWNVWWKRANVEHLATFVAVCFVTISIMSLLAYETLFGRDDLKSDPSFLRIQGDIFSAEVGGWLRLLFLAIAGVSLWAAAMGLLDVIGRLASDFLRRNYLTNSTRWTESRLYLAVVWAEIFLGSIILLAGFTQPLGLLIVSTCAASVVTLLYSILLVRLNTRDLPSPIRLRGWRLIGMLAAIAFYGFFAIAMVVTQLQRL from the coding sequence ATGCTGACCGAATCCACCACCCGGGAACTCCCCGAACCCCTGTCCCTGCGTCGCATGGTCGGCCCCGGCATCGTCGCCGTGGGCATCGGCATGGCCGCCGGCGAGATCATCCTGTGGCCGTACCTGACCGCGATCGGCGGTCTCGGCCTGCTCTGGCTCGCCTTCACCACCCTCGCCGTGCAGTTCGTCATCAACATGGAGATCGAGCGTTACACGCTGGCCACCGGGCAGACCGCGCTCGCCGGCTTCTCCCGCTGGTGGAAGGGCTGGGGCATCATCATCTGCCTGTCCGGCGCCTTCCAGTACGTCTGGCCGGGCTGGGCGACAAGCGGCTCGACGGTCTTCACCTACCTGTTCGGTGGCGGCGACCCGGTCTGGATCACCGTGACCGGCCTGGTGCTCGTCGGCGCCCTGCTCACCGTGTCCAAAGTGATCTACAAGACGGTCGAGCGGGTCGAGACGGTCAAGGTAGCCCTGACCCTCTTCTTCCTGGCCGTCGTGGTCGTCTTCGTGATCTCGCTGACCACCTGGGGCGACGGCGCGAAGGCCACCGTGACCGAGTTCGGCCAGATCCCGGACGGCATCACGTTCACTCTGATCCTCAGTGCGATCGGCGCGGCCGGCGCCGGCGGCGTGCACAACCTGGTGCTCAGCAACTGGATCCGCGACAAGCGCTACGGCATGGGCGCCCACGTCCCCCGCCTGATCTCCCCGATCACCGGCCAGGAGGAGGCGGCCGGCGCCGACCGCTACCAGTTCCCGATCAACGACACGTCCCTGAGCCGCTGGAACGTCTGGTGGAAGCGGGCGAACGTGGAACACCTGGCCACGTTCGTAGCGGTCTGCTTCGTGACGATCAGCATCATGAGCCTGCTCGCCTACGAGACGCTCTTCGGCCGCGACGACCTCAAGTCCGACCCGTCGTTCCTGCGCATCCAGGGCGACATCTTCTCCGCCGAGGTGGGCGGCTGGCTGCGCCTGCTCTTCCTGGCGATCGCCGGCGTCTCCCTCTGGGCCGCGGCGATGGGCCTGCTCGACGTGATCGGCCGCCTGGCCTCCGACTTCCTGCGCCGCAACTACCTGACGAACTCCACCCGCTGGACCGAGTCCCGCCTCTACCTGGCCGTCGTCTGGGCCGAGATCTTCCTGGGCTCGATCATCCTGCTGGCCGGCTTCACCCAGCCGCTGGGCCTGCTGATCGTCTCCACCTGCGCCGCGTCCGTGGTCACCCTCCTCTACTCGATCCTGCTGGTCCGCCTCAACACGCGTGATCTCCCCTCCCCCATCCGCCTGCGCGGCTGGCGCCTGATCGGCATGCTGGCGGCGATCGCGTTCTACGGCTTCTTCGCGATAGCCATGGTGGTCACCCAGTTGCAGCGCCTCTAG
- a CDS encoding VWA domain-containing protein, whose product MSLSWPWALLALGVVPLLLAVRWWLNRRRKRTAITVSSVALIRAALPGRTAWRRRIPVYLFLAGLLALAGAVARPQASIAVPSNDTTILLAIDVSGSMCNTDIAPNRLAVATDAARGFVETQEGETKIGLVAFSGIAGLLVAPTTDKQSLLDAIDTLKTARGTAIGQAILTSVDAIAEINPDVAATGVDLGDIAPSPQPQDYEPDTIVVLTDGSNTTGVDPITAAQEAAARRLRVYTIGFGTTDPQQLVCTADQVSGAGPFGGNGFGGGGNGSGSGFGGGGFGAGRGGAREIDEEALTQVADLTGGRYFKAEDAEQLTDVLADLPREFGLTKQNVEISVWFMLVGFLLVTSGAGLSLWWNRGPSRVRATPTLVQATPTLVQATPTVVRATPTRPHPSRPAPPGD is encoded by the coding sequence ATGTCGCTGAGCTGGCCGTGGGCACTGCTCGCGCTCGGAGTCGTGCCGTTGCTGCTCGCCGTCCGGTGGTGGCTGAACCGGCGCCGGAAACGAACCGCGATCACCGTCTCCAGCGTCGCGCTGATCCGCGCCGCGCTGCCCGGCCGGACCGCGTGGCGCCGCCGGATCCCGGTCTACCTCTTCCTCGCCGGCCTGCTCGCGCTGGCAGGCGCGGTCGCCCGGCCGCAGGCGTCCATCGCCGTGCCGTCGAACGACACCACGATCCTGCTGGCCATCGACGTCTCCGGCTCGATGTGCAACACCGACATCGCCCCCAACCGGCTCGCCGTCGCCACCGACGCGGCCCGCGGCTTCGTCGAGACCCAGGAGGGCGAAACCAAGATCGGGCTGGTCGCCTTCTCCGGCATCGCCGGCCTGCTGGTCGCCCCGACCACCGACAAGCAGTCCCTGCTCGACGCGATCGATACCCTCAAGACAGCCCGTGGCACCGCGATCGGCCAGGCCATCCTCACGTCCGTCGACGCGATCGCCGAGATCAACCCGGACGTGGCGGCCACCGGCGTCGACCTCGGTGACATCGCCCCCTCCCCGCAGCCACAGGACTACGAGCCGGACACCATCGTGGTCCTCACCGACGGCTCCAACACGACGGGCGTCGATCCGATCACCGCGGCCCAGGAAGCCGCCGCCCGCCGCCTGCGCGTCTACACGATCGGTTTCGGCACCACCGACCCGCAGCAACTGGTCTGCACCGCCGACCAGGTGAGCGGCGCCGGGCCGTTCGGCGGCAACGGTTTCGGAGGCGGCGGCAACGGAAGCGGCAGCGGCTTCGGCGGCGGCGGTTTCGGCGCCGGCCGAGGCGGCGCCCGCGAGATCGACGAGGAGGCGCTGACCCAGGTCGCCGACCTCACCGGCGGCCGCTACTTCAAGGCCGAGGACGCCGAGCAGCTCACCGACGTGCTCGCCGACCTGCCCCGCGAGTTCGGCCTCACCAAGCAGAACGTGGAGATCTCCGTCTGGTTCATGCTTGTCGGATTCCTGCTGGTCACCAGCGGCGCCGGCCTGTCCCTCTGGTGGAACAGAGGACCTTCGAGGGTACGGGCGACACCCACCCTGGTCCAGGCGACACCCACCCTGGTCCAGGCGACACCCACCGTGGTACGGGCGACACCCACCCGACCGCACCCGAGCCGTCCCGCCCCTCCCGGCGACTGA
- a CDS encoding DUF58 domain-containing protein, which produces MVTAPDRLLRRLEWKLGRRLDGRLQGAYRTVWHGTGLDFTDLRAYTPEDDVRHIDWNVTARTDEPHIRQYTEDREMTAWFVIDRSASMRFGGHDGKSSIAAELAVSLARLVAQGGNRVGAILFDNLDKKVVPPRGGRDQILRLARELTSRQQTRKIGATTDLSEMLRLAATTTSRRRSLVFVMSDFIGDPGWERSLAMLTHRHEVVVIRIVDPAELELPDLGLVLVEDAETGEQVLVDTSDPLLRGRLAEQVGAREQALAEGMRRAGVNPHRVTTDQDLLAVLIDMVRRSGR; this is translated from the coding sequence ATGGTCACCGCCCCTGATCGGCTGCTGCGGCGCCTCGAGTGGAAACTGGGGCGTCGCCTGGACGGGCGTCTGCAGGGCGCGTACCGCACGGTGTGGCACGGCACCGGACTCGACTTCACCGACCTGCGGGCGTACACGCCGGAGGACGACGTCCGGCACATCGACTGGAACGTCACGGCGCGGACCGACGAGCCGCACATCCGGCAGTACACCGAGGACCGTGAGATGACCGCGTGGTTCGTCATCGACAGGTCCGCCTCGATGCGGTTCGGCGGCCACGACGGCAAGTCGTCGATCGCCGCCGAGCTGGCGGTCAGCCTGGCCCGGCTGGTCGCGCAGGGCGGTAACAGGGTGGGCGCGATCCTGTTCGACAATCTTGACAAAAAGGTTGTTCCGCCCAGAGGTGGGCGTGATCAGATTCTGCGGCTGGCGCGCGAGCTGACGAGCCGGCAGCAAACCCGAAAAATCGGTGCGACAACTGATCTGTCCGAAATGCTGAGACTGGCCGCGACCACCACATCGCGGCGGCGCAGCCTGGTCTTCGTGATGTCCGACTTCATCGGCGATCCCGGCTGGGAGCGGTCCCTCGCGATGCTCACCCACCGGCACGAGGTCGTGGTGATCCGCATCGTCGACCCGGCCGAGCTGGAGCTGCCCGATCTCGGTCTGGTGCTCGTCGAGGACGCCGAGACCGGCGAGCAGGTCCTCGTCGACACCAGTGATCCGCTGCTGCGTGGCCGGCTCGCCGAGCAGGTCGGCGCGCGCGAGCAGGCCCTCGCCGAGGGCATGCGCCGGGCCGGGGTGAACCCGCACCGGGTCACCACCGACCAGGACCTGCTCGCCGTGCTGATCGACATGGTCAGGCGGTCCGGGCGATGA
- a CDS encoding YciI family protein, whose product MRYLMFQKAQGTEPDAKLYADMAAFVEELTASGVLLATGGLDPAGFKLTSEGDEITVTDGPFTEAKEAIGGFALIEVRSREEAIELGRRFRKIVGDGESVVHQVFG is encoded by the coding sequence ATGCGTTACCTGATGTTCCAGAAGGCCCAGGGCACCGAGCCGGACGCGAAGCTCTACGCCGACATGGCCGCGTTCGTCGAGGAGCTGACCGCGTCCGGCGTGCTGCTCGCCACCGGTGGGCTCGACCCGGCCGGCTTCAAGCTGACCTCGGAGGGCGACGAGATCACCGTGACCGACGGCCCGTTCACCGAGGCCAAGGAGGCGATCGGTGGCTTCGCCCTGATCGAGGTCCGGTCGCGGGAGGAGGCGATCGAGCTGGGCCGCCGGTTCCGGAAGATCGTCGGGGACGGGGAGAGCGTGGTCCACCAGGTCTTCGGATGA
- a CDS encoding shikimate dehydrogenase, whose translation MANCRCGLVGAGIGTSLSPALHETEGRSSGLDLTYTLFDTPTLGHTLDDAERDGFAGLNITHPFKQQVIELLDDLSPQAEAIGAVNTVVFRDGKRFGHNTDAYGFARSFRAHLPDVPLGHVVQLGAGGAGAAVAHALLELGVTRLSIIDPDTEKSNDLSAQLGQSPAHDLPAALTTADGLVNASPVGMHHHPGIPLPAELLHRDLWVADIVYMPVETELLRAARAAGLRTLGGTAMCAYQAAAAFQLFTGIAPDIPRMLRHLDVLLLQRT comes from the coding sequence ATGGCGAATTGCCGGTGCGGGTTGGTCGGGGCGGGGATCGGCACGTCGCTGTCCCCGGCTCTGCACGAGACCGAGGGCCGCAGTTCGGGCCTCGACCTCACCTACACGCTCTTCGACACGCCGACCCTCGGCCACACCCTCGACGACGCCGAACGCGACGGCTTCGCCGGGCTCAACATCACCCATCCCTTCAAGCAGCAGGTGATCGAGCTGCTCGACGACCTGTCACCGCAGGCGGAGGCGATCGGCGCGGTCAACACCGTGGTGTTCCGCGACGGCAAGCGGTTCGGTCACAACACCGACGCGTACGGCTTCGCCAGGTCCTTCCGCGCCCACCTGCCGGATGTGCCCCTCGGGCACGTCGTGCAGCTCGGTGCCGGCGGGGCCGGGGCGGCGGTGGCGCACGCTCTGCTGGAGCTCGGCGTCACGAGACTGTCCATCATCGACCCCGACACCGAGAAAAGTAACGATTTATCGGCTCAACTCGGGCAATCCCCCGCCCACGATCTGCCGGCCGCGCTGACCACCGCCGACGGCCTGGTCAACGCCAGCCCGGTCGGCATGCACCACCACCCCGGAATCCCGCTGCCCGCAGAGTTGCTCCACCGCGATCTGTGGGTCGCCGACATCGTCTACATGCCGGTCGAGACGGAGTTGCTGCGTGCCGCCCGTGCCGCCGGACTGCGGACGCTCGGCGGCACGGCGATGTGCGCCTACCAGGCAGCCGCAGCGTTCCAGCTCTTCACCGGAATCGCTCCCGACATCCCCCGGATGCTGCGGCACCTCGACGTCCTCCTCCTGCAACGCACCTGA
- a CDS encoding AAA family ATPase yields MSWTDAPAATAGPIEKVLYEVKKTIVGQDILLERLIVALLARGHILVEGVPGLAKTLAVKSLAEAIGGDFHRVQFTPDLVPADIVGTRVYHQPTGEFQVQLGPVFTNLLLADEINRAPAKVQSALLETMQERQVTIGRETHKLPDPFLVMATQNPIENEGVYPLPEAQVDRFMMKVVVGYPSQTEEFVVVERALAPAAVIQKIINPGTLVALQQEADRVYVDPSLIDFAVQLAHATREPGRVGLTDLARYVTFGASPRSSISLVLAGRALAYIRGREYVVPEDLSDLAPDVLRHRLVLSYEALSDEVTPDLIISKILANLSFPEPRGR; encoded by the coding sequence ATGAGCTGGACCGACGCACCGGCGGCCACGGCCGGCCCGATCGAGAAGGTGCTCTACGAGGTCAAGAAGACCATCGTGGGCCAGGACATCCTGCTCGAGCGGCTGATCGTGGCGCTGCTGGCCCGTGGGCACATCCTGGTCGAGGGCGTCCCGGGGCTGGCCAAGACGCTGGCCGTGAAATCGCTGGCCGAGGCGATCGGCGGCGACTTCCACCGGGTCCAGTTCACCCCCGACCTGGTGCCGGCGGACATCGTCGGCACCCGGGTCTACCACCAGCCCACCGGCGAGTTCCAGGTGCAGCTCGGCCCGGTCTTCACCAACCTGCTGCTCGCCGACGAGATCAACCGGGCACCGGCGAAGGTGCAGTCCGCCCTGCTCGAGACGATGCAGGAGCGGCAGGTCACGATCGGCCGGGAGACGCACAAGCTGCCGGACCCGTTCCTCGTGATGGCCACCCAGAACCCGATCGAGAACGAGGGCGTCTATCCGCTCCCCGAGGCGCAGGTCGACCGCTTCATGATGAAGGTGGTGGTCGGGTACCCGTCGCAGACCGAGGAGTTCGTGGTGGTCGAGCGGGCTCTCGCCCCGGCCGCCGTGATCCAGAAGATCATCAACCCGGGGACGCTTGTCGCTCTGCAGCAGGAGGCCGACCGGGTCTACGTCGACCCGTCGCTGATCGACTTCGCGGTCCAGCTCGCCCACGCCACCCGTGAGCCGGGCCGGGTCGGGCTCACCGACCTGGCGCGTTACGTCACGTTCGGCGCCAGCCCGCGCTCGTCGATCAGCCTGGTGCTCGCCGGGCGGGCGCTTGCCTACATCCGGGGTCGCGAGTACGTGGTGCCCGAGGATCTCAGCGATCTCGCGCCGGACGTGCTGCGCCACCGTCTCGTGCTGTCCTACGAGGCGCTCTCCGACGAGGTCACCCCCGACCTGATCATCTCGAAGATCCTGGCGAACCTGTCGTTCCCCGAGCCGCGGGGCCGCTGA